In Magnetovibrio sp. PR-2, the genomic window ACCATCACGCCACCCACAGATTTTAACGGCGCGTTTGAAATGGGCTTTAGCGCCATTTCCACCGATGGCACCGTGACGTCGGATGCCATGAGCGTGCATGTGGGTGCGGTTTCAGATAATCCCGTGATCGCAGCGGCCAACGTCAGCGGCACAGAAGACGACGGGGTGGCTTTGTCCATCGCGGCTTCCATGCCTGCGGGTACGGGAGAAACGCTGGACAGCGTTATCATCTCGGGCGTTCCGGATGGTGCAACCTTGTCTGCGGGCACAAACAATGGCGATGGGTCTTGGACAGTGTCGACGGACGAGCTGTCTCAATTGACGCTCAATCCGCCTGAAAACTATAGCGGCACCATAGACCTCAGCGTCACGGCTGTTTCCAGCGACGGCGGGAGTACGACGTCTCACTTCGCCGTTGGTGTGGCACCCGTCGCCGATGTGCCAGTGTTGCAAGTCTCGGATGTGGTTGTCACCATTGAGCCTGCTCCGGGCTTGGACATCGAAGGCGGTAAGGAGGATGACGCACTGTTCGGTTCGACAGGTTCCGACGAAATCGAAGGCGGCTCCGGCGACGATGTGATCTATGGCGACAGCGAAACGCCCACCTCATCTGAAGATGATGAAGACGACGACGATAATGAAGGCCGGGGACGAGGTCACGACGAAGATCATCAAGGACATCATGGACGGGGACATGATGAACATGGCCGGGGACATGGCTATGGTCACGATGATGGCAAAGATGACCATGACTTTGGCGGTGATGACGACCAGCCGCTTCAACCCATCGTGACAACTGAACCCATTGAAGTTGCCCTGGAAGTCGATACCGCTTTGGTGGACGTGGATGGGTCTGAGGCCTTGAGCGTTGGTATAGCAGGGGTTCCAGACGGTGCCAGCCTGAGCGTTGGCACAGACAATGGCGACGGCACCTGGACGTTGTTGGGTGCGGACTTGGAGCAGCTGGACAATCTCACTTTGACGCTTCCGGTGGGCAGCTCAACAGATAACTTCGATCTGGATGTGACGGCGTTCTCCAATGAAATTGAAACCGGCGAAGCGGCTGTCAACACGGCGACCATCAACGTGAACTTCGAAGCCGCGCCGGGCGGAGATGACATCATTGATGCAGGCCAAGGTAACGACGAAGTTTATGGCGGCTATGGCGCGGATCAAATCGACGGCGGAAAAGGTTCCGATGAGCTTTACGGCGAAGCGGGAGACGACGTCATTGATGGCGGCAAAGGAAATGATGTCATCGTTGGGGGTGAAGGTGACGATGTCTTGACAGGTGGCGAGGGGCGCGACGAATTCGTCTTCCGCGCAGGCGACGGCGACGACATCATCATGGACTTGGGCCACAAAGACGTTCTGCGCTTCGAAGGTCAAGAGTTCAATATGGATGACTTCATTTTGCAAAACGATGAAAGCAGCGACGGCACAACCATCACCTTTGGCGGGGATGCAGGTGTGTCCGTCACGCTCAACGATGTCCAGGCCGAACCGGGTGCCGGCTACACGGTTACCCAAGATGGCGACAGCGTGCTCGTGACGTTCGATAAGGATACGCTGACGTAAATCAATCTTTGGCGAACGGGTTATGGCCCTTGCGCACGACAATGCGCAGAGGAACGCCCCACAGGTCAAAATCTTCCCGCAATGCATTGGCCAAATAGCGTGAGTACGCTTCCGGCAAACCTTTGGCATGGCTGCAAAATAGGGCAAAGGTTGGCGGACGGGTCTTGGGCTGGGTCATATAGCGCACTTTGATGCGTCGCCCACCGACCAGAGGCGGTTGGTGATATTCCAAAATATCTTCGAGCCAGCGGTTCAGGCGTGCGGTGGAAACGCGGCGGTTCCAGACGTCAAACACGTCCAAGACGTTGTCCAAAATTTTCGACAAGCCTTTGCCGGTCTTGGCTGAGACCGTGACAATGGGAATGCCGCGCACTTGCGGCAGGGACGTTTGCATACGGTCGTGTAGACGCTGCAATGCTTCTTTGTTGTCTTTGATCAAATCCCACTTATTGACCACGACCACCAGCGCGCGGCCTTCTTCAATGACGTTGCGGGCAATGGTGAGGTCTTGCTTTTCCAGCATGTCGCGGGCATCCAAGACCAAGGCAACCACTTGAGCAAAATCGATGGCGCGACGCGTTTCGGCACCGGACAAAGCCTCGACCTTTTCAGTGACTTTGGCGCGACGGCGCAGGCCTGCCGTGTCCACCAGCTTGAATTCACGGCCTTGATAGGTCCACGGTACGGTGATGGAATCGCGTGTGATACCGGCTTCTGGGCCCGTGAGCAGGCGCTCTTCCCCCAGCAACTTGTTGATCAGTGTGGACTTGCCCACATTGGGGCGGCCCACCACCGCCAATTGCAGCGGGGTTTCCAGGATCTTGGCGTCATCTTTTTCGTCGCCGCTGTCTTGGAGAGGGGCGTCTTCTTCGGCCAAATACGCGCCGTCTTCGGCGGCTTCGGCGTAAGGGCGCAGTGCGTCGTACAGGTCGGCCAGCCCTTCACCATGTTCAGCGGACAGCGGCACCGGATCGCCCAAGCCCAACGCGTAGGCTTCCAACAATCCAGGCTGTCCCGCAGCCCCTTCGCATTTGTTGGCGACCAAAATGACCGGCGTGTCGTGGCGGCGCAGCCAATTGGCGAAGTGTTCGTCCAAGGGCGTGAGGCCCGTGCGGGCATCGATCATCATCAGCCCGACATCGGCTTCAAAAAACGCAGCTTCGGTCTGTTCGCGCATGCGTGATTCCAGGCTTTCGTCGTGGGCGTCTTCCAAACCCGCGGTGTCGATGATGCGGAACGTCATGTCGGAAATGCTTGCATCGCCTTCGCGCCGGTCACGGGTGACGCCGGGCATATCGTCGACAATGGCGACACGCTTGCCCACCAAAC contains:
- the der gene encoding ribosome biogenesis GTPase Der, with protein sequence MSFTVAIIGRPNVGKSTLFNRLVGKRVAIVDDMPGVTRDRREGDASISDMTFRIIDTAGLEDAHDESLESRMREQTEAAFFEADVGLMMIDARTGLTPLDEHFANWLRRHDTPVILVANKCEGAAGQPGLLEAYALGLGDPVPLSAEHGEGLADLYDALRPYAEAAEDGAYLAEEDAPLQDSGDEKDDAKILETPLQLAVVGRPNVGKSTLINKLLGEERLLTGPEAGITRDSITVPWTYQGREFKLVDTAGLRRRAKVTEKVEALSGAETRRAIDFAQVVALVLDARDMLEKQDLTIARNVIEEGRALVVVVNKWDLIKDNKEALQRLHDRMQTSLPQVRGIPIVTVSAKTGKGLSKILDNVLDVFDVWNRRVSTARLNRWLEDILEYHQPPLVGGRRIKVRYMTQPKTRPPTFALFCSHAKGLPEAYSRYLANALREDFDLWGVPLRIVVRKGHNPFAKD